In Myxococcus virescens, the genomic stretch GACTTACCCGGGTTGCTGCAGGCCGTTTGGATGCCGCTGGCCTCCAGCCACCTGCGCAGGGCCTTGGCGATGAACTCTAGGCCGTTGTCGCTCCTCAGGTACTTCTTGCGCATGCCCAGCGGCTCCTTCGCCGCGGGACTCGCCGTCGCCACCACCGGCAGCAGACGCACCGCCTCGACAATTTTCGCCCAGCTGACGTCGACGCCGGTAAACCCACGGCTGCAATGTGCTCAACCGTGGTGTAGCCCCCATTTCGAACGGACAGGTCCCTAACGCATAGGACCAGCCTAGAGATGGACACGAAGGCACTCGAAGTAGAAGTCATCCCACCGGCTCGCCCTGGTCGCCGACGACGCTTCAACGCCGAGGAGAAGCAACGGTTCCTGGCAGAAGCGGAGATGGCCGGGCAGAGCATCTCCTCGGTGGCCCGTCGCTATGGACTGTCGGCGAGCATGTTGTTCC encodes the following:
- a CDS encoding transposase, which codes for MDTKALEVEVIPPARPGRRRRFNAEEKQRFLAEAEMAGQSISSVARRYGLSASMLFHWRRLAEEGSMSSLGADEAVVPESEVKRLQAQVRELERLLG